In Coccidioides posadasii str. Silveira chromosome 4, complete sequence, one genomic interval encodes:
- the APL6_2 gene encoding AP-3 complex subunit beta (EggNog:ENOG410PIJZ~COG:U) has protein sequence MPKQKKGNFTPQRLYELDPIFFLNLYTCQKGQMRATSIPMISPIYHASGLDSHRRICAAFTGKGTSLEANHSFSFRPPPTTGDGGDHSDYFAQNLKCLATQLGFDSRRLTWPNGGWPHSGHAILAEDFEWISNKRTGGIMPVERSSSSSEPKAVTYDGVVTRSPQFVLGVQGADCPSIFLYAPESGVIGLAHAGWKPLVRGVVSNTVNAMVACGADRNDISAYIGPGIGDRYTQFHWDDEMEPHIRDVFIQAGREDLLNDSIVRHEMTESDRQELALALGKEVPPGTSFKLSTLAVCELERNGVNHQKITESGGSTIVDRHPSTDMEPKGAFRYQSYRREWPKHGLSMSVLFLKTGSQTELVNGERKADL, from the coding sequence ATGCCAAAGCAAAAGAAGGGCAACTTTACCCCGCAACGTTTATACGAACTCGACCCTATTTTCTTCTTAAACCTTTATACATGCCAGAAAGGCCAAATGAGAGCTACATCGATACCCATGATTTCTCCAATATACCACGCCTCCGGGCTTGACTCTCACCGTCGAATTTGCGCTGCCTTTACGGGTAAGGGAACATCGCTTGAAGCAAACCACAGCTTTTCCTTTCGCCCACCGCCAACTACAGGCGATGGCGGCGACCACTCGGATTATTTTGCGCAAAATTTGAAATGTCTTGCGACCCAGCTCGGATTTGACTCTCGGCGCTTAACGTGGCCGAATGGAGGCTGGCCCCATTCTGGACACGCCATCTTAGCGGAAGACTTTGAATGGATTTCCAACAAGCGTACGGGAGGAATTATGCCCGTCGAGAGGAGTTCTAGTAGTAGCGAACCGAAGGCGGTGACTTATGATGGGGTAGTTACCAGGTCGCCTCAGTTTGTGCTTGGAGTGCAGGGCGCGGATTGCCCGTCGATATTCCTATATGCGCCGGAATCGGGAGTGATTGGCCTCGCGCATGCTGGTTGGAAACCGCTGGTCAGAGGAGTGGTTTCAAATACGGTCAATGCGATGGTCGCATGTGGAGCGGACAGGAATGATATTTCTGCATATATAGGCCCGGGAATAGGTGATCGGTACACCCAGTTTCATTGGGATGACGAAATGGAACCACACATCCGGGATGTGTTTATTCAGGCGGGGCGTGAGGATCTTTTAAACGACTCGATTGTAAGACACGAGATGACGGAGAGTGATCGACAAGAGCTGGCCTTGGCTTTGGGCAAAGAGGTTCCGCCAGGGACATCTTTCAAGCTGTCAACATTGGCTGTGTGTGAGCTTGAACGCAATGGGGTGAACCACCAAAAAATTACGGAAAGCGGGGGATCAACGATTGTTGATCGCCATCCTTCGACAGACATGGAACCAAAAGGCGCGTTTCGATATCAGTCGTATCGTCGTGAGTGGCCGAAGCATGGACTTAGCATGAGCGTTTTGTTCTTGAAAACCGGCTCACAGACGGAACTCGTGAACGGGGAGCGGAAAGCGGATTTATAG
- the NUF2 gene encoding kinetochore-associated Ndc80 complex subunit nuf2 (BUSCO:210462at4751~EggNog:ENOG410PIB9~COG:D~BUSCO:6512at33183), protein MAYNSRMSQQFHHGGQQQHNRNRKAKEDDTDAFLRLPDKVIAGCINDIGIPFTVADLLKPNPQQIQIIFEWFAELFMNTTRETVEPAMLAAAEDICGDHAGIIPPDSRNLMGFFVSLRKLMIQCGVQDFTFTDLTKPTYDRMAKIFSYLINFVRFRESQTAVIDEHFNKSENTKSRIESLYAENQELEQRLEEMHTQQREMEGVVKEKVRRNDELKARLLELRRNQERVAETFERVKGEKTRTQTLLEEKTEKLLKTRQESEKLRPYVSQSPAILQAALTELSENLTRDKIQIDNMERRMRALQMSMDTFSVISNDVQSCIKVLEDISAELQKEEEEDARAIRNKDALAERGNTVREVAQTERMLQRQLGRWHERTEALRKSAREKAEQAQARMEELHNIQKQLREERAEKQRDMERRRIRIEQTEKKMVDLKENIENEIHRAHDEYLKMESHIKLYITEMEKCL, encoded by the exons ATGGCATACAACTCTCGAATGAGCCAGCAGTTTCATCATGGCGGTCAACAGCAGCATAATCGAAACCGGAAAGCCAAGGAAGACGACACCGATGCGTTCCTTCGCCTT CCAGACAAAGTCATTGCGGGATGTATCAATGACATCGGGATTCCTTTTACGGTAGCGGATTTGCTGAAACCCAATCCCCAACAAATTCAGATCATCTTCGAGTGGTTTGCGGAGCTATTCATGAACACAACCCGGGAAACGGTCGAGCCTGCCATGCTGGCGGCAGCAGAGGATATCTGCGGTGACCATGCTGGAATTATCCCACCCGATTCGCGCAATCTCATGGGATTTTTCGTCTCGCTGCGTAAGCTGATGATACAG TGCGGAGTTCAAGATTTTACGTTTACAGATCTCACGAAGCCCACATATGACCGAATGGCTAAAATATTCTCCTACCTGATCAATTTCGTTCGATTTCGGGAATCGCAGACGGCCGTGATCGATGAGCACTTTAACAAATCCGAAAACACAAAATCTCGCATTGAGTCGTTATACGCGGAAAACCAGGAGCTGGAGCAGCGTCTCGAAGAAATGCATACACAGCAGAGGGAAATGGAAGGGGTGGTTAAGGAGAAAGTCAGGAGGAACGATGAACTGAAGGCGAGACTGTTGGAGTTGAGGCGGAATCAAGAGCGTGTTGCGGAAACGTTCGAGAGGGTGAAAGGAGAAAAGACACGAACGCAAACCTTGCTAGAGGAGAAAACTGAAAAACTGCTGAAAACCCGACAAGAAAGCGAGAAATTGCGGCCATATGTGTCACAGAGCCCTGCGATCCTCCAAGCGGCACTAACAGAATTATCAGAAAATCTAACAAGGGATAAAATCCAGATTGATAATATGGAGAGGCGAATGCGAGCATTGCAAATGTCGATGGACACTTTTAGCGTTATAAGCAACGACGTACAGAGCTGCATCAAGGTTTTGGAGGATATTTCAGCAGAACTGCagaaagaggaggaagaagatgctCGGGCAATTCGAAATAAGGATGCCTTGGCTGAGAGAGGAAATACGGTGAGAGAAGTGGCTCAGACTGAAAGGATGCTGCAAAGACAACTAGGGCGATGGCATGAACGGACAGAAGCTCTCAGGAAAAGCGCCCGAGAAAAGGCCGAACAAGCCCAAGCGAGAATGGAAGAGTTGCACAACATACAGAAGCAGCTTCGTGAAGAGCGAGCTGAAAAGCAGCGCGACATGGAGCGGAGGAGGATCAGGATTGAGCAAACAGAGAAGAAG ATGGTCGACCtcaaagagaatattgagaATGAGATTCATCGGGCGCATGATGAATATCTGAAGATGGAGTCACACATTAAACTTTATATTACAGAGATGGAAAAGTGTCTTTAA
- a CDS encoding uncharacterized protein (EggNog:ENOG410PQZE~COG:S~BUSCO:13849at33183), with amino-acid sequence MNSLPTPTIKSFDLVADFLEHILHGSASSTTLIVCWTREKFIQKLISSIQLQSRQTEGEEHPTSEEAPILSSTLLSNTIDILDKSRRVTLSFCPSLEHLRAYLGTSNKWPGPRLNPENGPAAEQPLLAILSPIALHFHTSQFSAQGISRTLALAVEAASRKSTRLVLCECQDLNAGEEEHAFSNNPWDMAVPLLNSSTTSRQPVEISAAQTVQIRRIAKKWFHFDQTEREAAGP; translated from the coding sequence ATGAACTCCCTTCCTACTCCGACAATCAAATCCTTCGACCTGGTAGCAGACTTCTTAGAGCACATTCTACATGGCAGTGCCTCGAGCACCACACTGATCGTTTGCTGGACAAGAGAAAAATTTATACAGAAGcttatttcttcaattcaGCTTCAATCTAGGCAAACTGAAGGCGAAGAGCACCCTACATCCGAGGAGGCTCCGATACTTTCCTCCACCCTTCTGTCGAACACAATTGACATTCTTGACAAGTCTCGGAGAGTGACTTTATCCTTTTGCCCCAGCCTGGAACATCTTCGCGCCTACCTAGGAACATCGAATAAATGGCCCGGCCCACGATTAAATCCAGAAAATGGCCCCGCTGCAGAACAACCGCTCCTCGCCATACTCAGCCCTATTGCTCTGCATTTCCACACTTCTCAGTTTTCTGCCCAGGGTATTTCGAGAACCCTCGCTCTCGCTGTAGAAGCTGCCTCGAGGAAGAGCACCCGCTTGGTTTTATGTGAATGTCAGGACTTGAACGCTGGTGAAGAGGAACATGCGTTTTCAAACAATCCATGGGACATGGCTGTTCCTCTATTGAATTCATCAACCACATCAAGGCAACCGGTTGAAATATCAGCTGCACAGACTGTCCAAATCAGGAGGATTGCGAAAAAATGGTTCCATTTTGACCAAACAGAGAGAGAAGCAGCAGGACCTTGA
- the APL6_1 gene encoding AP-3 complex subunit beta (BUSCO:63838at4751~EggNog:ENOG410PIJZ~COG:U~BUSCO:2646at33183), whose product METVSRISSMLETARELTLEAAHSASSVRAQRSSYSPRNASSSQIKKLLDSRVDREILDGLRKVISMMYRSESCLAFFSSVVKNVANPNVEVKKLVYIYLLKYAEEEPDLALLSINTIQKSLTDQNPQVRALALRTMSGIRVPVISQIVSLAIKRGCGDMSPHVRKAAALAIPKCYRLDPSTSPQLTEYLSTLLGDHQYFVVGPAVAAFTDVCPERIDLIHKHYRSIVRKLVDMDEWGQLATLRLMTVYARKCFPRRTQKVKKSTLKGFYDDEHDASGEVEEGEEEIEVVDPDLDMFLKACKPLLQSRNSAVILDVVRCFRYLGTVEQLESAVGPMVALLRSPQDIRQIALYNIVAIALLIPKAFTKYISHFLVQSTDPPQIWILKLELLTILFPHCGMHMKGLILSELEHFSNGFDADLVRESVRAIGRCAQNDASTSGKCLNILFRQLSSVDENLVSEALTVIRHLIQQDPASHKSTVVVLAKRLDTTTSPEARATIIWLVGEFAGMDSKNNIAPDVLRVLAKGFADESETAKQQILLLGAKVYLHHLLNKAKSQEPAQSSEEPKEQSEAANSPEESAPQEDTITTLWRYILLLVRYDTSYDLRDRARLFKALLENPASTELASLLLLAPKPVPHTPSPSESRKDFLLGSATLVIGSDAGVHGLKGYESLPDWVEPGKEPDPRLREEEVRGEAGEKGYITAGERLDRALKEHDGAAASGSKLNGGAVAGRSKNLTLDDWLAESEEEEEEDDEEEGSTEEETDEEEEEESTDEDDEEESDEEEEDDEDDEPQTEKARLVIT is encoded by the exons ATGGAGACAGTATCGCGGATCTCGTCCATGCTGGAAACAG CCCGCGAACTCACCCTTGAAGCCGCCCACTCCGCCAGCAGCGTCAGAGCCCAGAGATCAAGCTATTCCCCTCGAAATGCCTCCTCCTCACAAATTAAGAAGCTCCTGGATAGCAGGGTTGATCGAGAGATCCTCGATGGCCTGCGAAAAGTCATTTCG ATGATGTACAGGTCGGAATCATGCCTagctttcttctcctccgtCGTCAAGAACGTGGCAAACCCGAATGTTGAGGTCAAGAAGCTTGTTTACATATATCTGTTAAAGTATGCGGAGGAAGAGCCGGATCTCGCACTTCTATCAATCAATACGATCCAGAAATCCCTCACCGACCAGAACCCCCAAGTACGTGCGTTGGCCCTACGGACAATGTCGGGAATTAGAGTTCCAGTGATAAGTCAAATTGTCTCCCTGGCGATCAAACGCGGGTGCGGTGACATGAGTCCGCATGTACGCAAAGCTGCTGCGTTGGCCATTCCAAAATGCTACCGCTTGGATCCGAGTACGTCGCCTCAGCTCACAGAATATCTTTCAACACTACTAGGCGACCATCAGTATTTTGTGGTTGGGCCGGCTGTGGCTGCGTTCACGGACGTTTGCCCGGAGAGGATCGATTTGATTCACAAGCACTACCGCAGTATCGTGAGGAAGTTGGTCGATATGGACGAGTGGGGTCAGCTTGCAACCCTAAGGCTCATGACAGTGTACGCACGGAAGTGTTTTCCACGAAGGACGCAAAAGGTCAAGAAGTCTACCCTGAAAGGATTCTATGATGATGAACATGATGCCAGTGGCGAGGTCGAggaaggggaagaagaaatagaagtGGTGGACCCCGATCTCGATATGTTTTTAAAAGCTTGCAAACCACTACTCCAGAGCCGAAACTCAGCAGTTATCCTTGACGTTGTGCGGTGTTTCCGGTATTTAGGGACCGTCGAACAGCTGGAATCCGCCGTGGGGCCGATGGTTGCCTTACTCCGCAGCCCCCAGGATATCCGGCAGATCGCGTTATACAACATTGTCGCCATCGCACTGCTTATTCCTAAGGCGTTCACGAAATACATCAGCCATTTCCTGGTTCAGTCAACAGACCCGCCACAAATATGGATTTTGAAGCTGGAGCTTTTGACTATCTTATTCCCTCATTGCGGAATGCATATGAAGGGACTTATTCTCAGTGAATTGGAGCACTTCTCAAATGGGTTTGACGCTGATCTGGTCCGAGAAAGTGTTCGCGCCATTGGCCGATGTGCTCAGAATGACGCCAGTACATCCGGGAAATGCCTCAATATCCTCTTTAGACAACTCTCGAGTGTTGATGAGAACCTAGTCTCGGAAGCCCTGACAGTTATAAGACACCTTATTCAACAGGATCCCGCTTCGCATAAGAGCACCGTTGTGGTGCTCGCAAAACGGCTTGATACGACGACGAGTCCAGAGGCTCGAGCGACGATCATATGGTTAGTCGGAGAATTTGCAGGGATGGACTCTAAAAATAATATAGCACCTGACGTTTTGAGGGTCCTAGCCAAGGGGTTTGCAGACGAATCTGAAACGGCGAAGCAACAAATTCTCCTACTAGGGGCTAAGGTATACCTCCATCATCTTTTAAATAAGGCAAAGTCCCAAGAACCTGCCCAGTCAAGCGAAGAGCCTAAGGAACAATCGGAAGCCGCCAACAGCCCCGAAGAGAGTGCCCCACAGGAGGACACCATCACAACTCTCTGGCGATATATCCTTCTCCTGGTTCGCTACGATACGTCTTATGATCTTCGAGATCGAGCTCGACTATTTAAGGCTCTTCTGGAAAATCCTGCATCCACGGAGCTGGCCAGCCTGCTCCTTCTTGCACCAAAACCAGTTCCTCACACCCCTTCGCCCTCTGAATCGAGAAAAGACTTCCTTCTCGGCTCGGCCACGCTTGTCATAGGTTCTGATGCGGGTGTCCATGGTCTGAAGGGTTATGAGTCCTTACCAGACTGGGTAGAACCTGGCAAGGAACCGGATCCAAGGCTCAGAGAGGAAGAAGTCAGGGGTGAGGCTGGTGAGAAGGGTTACATCACGGCTGGCGAGCGATTAGACCGGGCATTGAAGGAGCATGATGGAGCTGCGGCTTCTGGAAGTAAACTGAATGGCGGCGCAGTGGCCGGTCGGAGTAAAAACTTGACGCTGGATGACTGGCTGGCTGAGagcgaggaggaagaggaagaagatgacgaagaagaaggcaGCACGGAGGAAGAAAccgatgaagaggaagaggaagaaagcacggatgaggatgatgaagaggagtctgacgaggaggaagaggatgatgaagatgatgaacCCCAGACTGAGAAGGCCAGGCTCGTAATAACATAG
- a CDS encoding uncharacterized protein (EggNog:ENOG410PK1U~COG:S~BUSCO:13299at33183), translating into MSGIVDPATGEPLPADAIQRVLYVCHPVHVYAIPPLMSMKGYTAADWTTPDPRNDGKTKEIFTARLRILETAIPVPASPLIRSGRPATSAEEPQEKVKTDILLEDVSTGDLFAAAPYTDAGVVEHVIDSSRFFALRVVGEGRKAMLGIGFEDRSEAFDFGVSLQEARKVLGFKPVDGDKNVESQKGPMLSHAAVGRRPGVAPPRGRVCMSPGIRQQPPKPQTSPRPVDAKPKDYSLKPGQTITIDMGDRQRPERPFASSRLSDTPTQEDRKAPFPIPPPPPPPAAGAASSGNGLDQSLFFIPPPPAARDSRTDRRRRPLSTLEPTTQVTEQKHSPSGFDDDEDFGEFQ; encoded by the coding sequence ATGTCCGGCATCGTCGATCCCGCAACGGGCGAACCCCTTCCCGCCGACGCCATCCAGCGCGTCCTCTACGTGTGCCATCCGGTCCACGTCTACGCAATTCCGCCTTTAATGTCCATGAAGGGCTACACCGCCGCCGACTGGACCACTCCCGACCCCCGCAACGACGGCAAAACAAAGGAGATATTCACCGCGCGTCTGCGCATTCTCGAAACCGCTATCCCCGTCCCCGCCAGTCCACTCATCAGGTCCGGACGACCGGCCACCAGTGCAGAAGAGCCGCAGGAAAAAGTGAAAACGGACATATTGCTGGAGGATGTGAGCACCGGGGATCTATTCGCCGCTGCACCGTACACCGACGCCGGCGTCGTCGAGCACGTCATTGATTCGTCGCGATTTTTCGCCTTACGGGTCGTTGGAGAAGGCAGGAAGGCGATGTTGGGGATTGGGTTTGAAGATCGGAGCGAAGCGTTTGATTTTGGCGTTTCGCTGCAGGAGGCGAGGAAGGTTCTGGGTTTTAAGCCCGTCGATGGGGATAAGAATGTCGAGTCTCAGAAGGGCCCGATGCTCTCCCATGCTGCGGTTGGGAGGAGGCCGGGGGTTGCTCCGCCGAGAGGTAGGGTGTGTATGTCGCCTGGGATACGGCAGCAGCCGCCAAAGCCTCAAACGTCTCCAAGGCCTGTCGACGCCAAACCCAAGGATTACAGTTTGAAACCGGGACAGACTATCACTATCGACATGGGCGATCGGCAACGGCCTGAACGGCCATTTGCTAGCTCCCGACTTTCAGATACTCCTACTCAAGAAGATCGGAAGGCCCCCTTTCCTATACCcccgcctcctcctcctcctgctgctggtgctgcATCTTCCGGTAATGGCCTTGACCAAAGCTTGTTCTTTATTCCTCCACCCCCTGCAGCGAGAGACAGCCGGACGGATCGACGCAGGAGACCGCTATCAACTTTGGAACCCACCACGCAAGTCACCGAGCAGAAACACAGTCCTTCAGGATTCGATGACGATGAGGATTTTGGAGAATTCCAATGA
- the GCN3 gene encoding translation initiation factor eIF-2B subunit alpha (BUSCO:323327at4751~EggNog:ENOG410PJDX~COG:J~BUSCO:9461at33183), with protein sequence MGNETEPQNGESKPFDIISTYNELLSSDPDLTMPIAAIEALVLLLTHSPSSTISETLDLLKTHTERLKRAIPNPIGLSAGTDLFQRYIISTLQRPGKLGPAGDFNAIRAHLLSNGRLFIKRAKESRDKIAAFGSGFVRDGSTVLTNGGSRVVGALLKKVAAEGHEFSSSPVRFRVIYVLHDGHDNGNSQTDRDTEGMDIVLSLRSKGVPVATIPESAVAYSMGMVDMVIVGAEGVVENGGIISRLGTYQMGLLAKSVGKPFYVVTESHKFVRLYPLGQYDLPISQHIMDFKTSDDSIKKEVPKEETPKSGALPKREAVDFTPPHLITALITEGGVLTPSAVSEELIKIWF encoded by the exons ATGGGGAACGAAACGGAACCCCAAAATGGAGAATCAAAGCCATTCGA CATCATTTCCACATATAATGAGCTTCTAAGCTCCGATCCCGATCTCACAATGCCAATTGCCGCCATTGAGGCCTTAGTCCTACTACTAACTCACTCTCCTTCATCGACTATTTCCGAAACCCTCGACCTCCTAAAGACACACACGGAGCGCCTGAAGCGGGCAATCCCGAACCCCATCGGCCTTTCCGCCGGCACCGACCTTTTCCAACGATACATAATCAGCACCCTGCAGAGGCCGGGGAAGCTAGGGCCTGCGGGAGACTTCAACGCTATAAGAGCGCATCTGCTATCAAACGGTCGGCTGTTTATCAAACGGGCCAAGGAGAGCAGAGATAAGATCGCAGCTTTTGGCAGTGGATTTGTACGGGATGGGAGTACGGTGTTGACGAACGGTGGCTCTCGCGTGGTAGGCGCTCTGCTGAAAAAGGTTGCTGCGGAGGGTCATGAGTTTAGTTCTTCTCCCGTGCGGTTTCGCGTGATATATGTGCTCCATGATGGGCATGATAACGGCAATTCTCAGACCGATCGAGATACGGAAGGGATGGATATTGTTCTCTCACTTAGATCGAAAGGTGTTCCTGTTGCGACAATTCCAGAGTCCGCGGTCGCTTACTCCATGGGGATGGTGGACATGGTGATTGTGGGTGCTGAAGGGGTCGTCGAGAACGGAGGTATAATATCCCGACTGGGCACGTACCAGATGGGACTGTTGGCCAAATCGGTGGGCAAGCCATTCTACGTCGTCACCGAAAGCCATAAATTCGTCAGGTTATACCCGCTGGGCCAGTACGACTTGCCGATCAGTCAGCACATTATGGATTTCAAGACCAGTGATGATTCGATCAAAAAAGAGGTGCCGAAGGAGGAGACGCCGAAATCTGGCGCCCTGCCCAAGCGCGAGGCGGTGGATTTCACACCACCACATTTAATAACTGCTTTGATAACAGAAGGGGGAGTGCTTACGCCGAGTGCGGTCAGTGAGGAGCTGATCAAAATCTGGTTTTAA